One window from the genome of Paraclostridium sordellii encodes:
- the rlmN gene encoding 23S rRNA (adenine(2503)-C(2))-methyltransferase RlmN — MNNKVCLKNLTEEELKDFIKSIGEKAFRGSQIYGWIYKGAKTFDDMKNIPKSLREKLEDLSYIGSLETELKLESKIDGTRKYLFLLNDGNIIESVMMEYEHGVTVCISNQVGCRMGCRFCASTIDGLLRNLEPWEILDQIIKIQEDIGKRVSNIVLMGSGEPLDNFENTKKFLQLVNEKNGLNIGYRHITLSTCGVVPKMYELADLKIPINLALSLHSPYDESRKEIMPIANAYSIKEVIDACRYYIKNTNRRVTFEYSLIKGVNDSKEDANQLAKILKGMLCHVNLIPINKVEERNYEKPDKTYVYKFRDLLLKENIAATIRREMGADINGACGQLRRKHK; from the coding sequence ATGAACAACAAGGTATGTTTAAAAAATTTAACCGAAGAAGAGTTAAAAGATTTTATAAAAAGTATAGGAGAAAAGGCTTTTAGAGGAAGTCAAATATATGGATGGATCTATAAAGGAGCTAAGACTTTTGACGATATGAAGAATATACCAAAGTCATTAAGAGAAAAATTAGAAGATCTATCTTATATAGGAAGTTTAGAAACTGAATTAAAATTAGAGTCTAAAATAGATGGAACGAGAAAATACCTTTTCTTATTAAATGATGGAAATATAATTGAAAGTGTTATGATGGAGTATGAACATGGAGTCACTGTATGTATATCAAATCAAGTAGGGTGTAGAATGGGATGCAGATTTTGTGCATCTACAATAGATGGACTCTTAAGAAATTTAGAACCATGGGAAATATTAGATCAAATAATAAAAATACAAGAGGATATAGGCAAAAGAGTGTCAAATATTGTACTAATGGGTAGTGGAGAGCCTCTTGATAATTTTGAAAATACAAAAAAATTCTTACAATTGGTAAATGAAAAAAATGGACTTAATATAGGATATAGACATATCACATTATCTACTTGTGGAGTAGTGCCTAAAATGTATGAACTAGCAGATTTAAAAATACCTATAAATTTAGCATTATCACTTCATTCGCCTTATGATGAATCAAGAAAAGAAATAATGCCAATAGCTAATGCATATTCGATAAAAGAAGTAATAGATGCTTGTAGATACTATATAAAAAATACAAATAGAAGGGTTACTTTTGAATACTCACTTATAAAAGGAGTAAATGACTCTAAAGAAGATGCAAATCAATTAGCTAAAATTTTAAAAGGTATGTTATGTCATGTAAACTTAATTCCTATAAATAAAGTTGAAGAAAGAAATTATGAGAAGCCAGATAAAACGTATGTATATAAATTTAGAGATTTATTATTAAAAGAAAATATAGCTGCGACTATAAGAAGAGAAATGGGAGCGGATATAAATGGAGCTTGTGGTCAATTAAGAAGAAAACACAAATAA
- the pknB gene encoding Stk1 family PASTA domain-containing Ser/Thr kinase: MGETVLGNRYEIIKKIGDGGMAFVYEARDKLLNRTVAIKVLRPEFVDDEEFLSKFKREAEAVASLSHPNIVNVYDVGEDGKVHYIVMELIEGQNLKDIIKNEGTLDEYTALDITKQIAKALGAAHKKGIIHRDIKPHNILISNEGRIVKVADFGIAKAVSSSTMTSTGSVIGSVHYFSPEQAKGKFVGKTTDLYSLGIVLYEMIIGRVPFRGDSPISIALQHINDEIEFTQEEKVAIPQSVRNIIKKLTSKASADRYQGADELIEDIEYIEKNIDLDFIKEYDNYATQKIDEKELNKALKLGDTNPKIKYDEEDLEEAEEERKIPKKSKKRNKKSDNPKSKRRWKIAAVILSLILIAQIIFIGKIALGFKGNKVEQGTAPELINKTLDEAQDMAKELGVNIRVSVEEYNDKIDKNHIISQAPNAGSAIKAGDTITVVVSKGKNQVSAPSVVGLTLSDAENSIKEKGFVLGTINYEYSDSHDKDVVISQSPNGGSLKPGDKINVVVSRGPKPVEQKPVTPEPPKEPEQPADPNKPTNGNGNGGGSTPTPEDGSSGGQNPGGTTDGSGGALPGSGGSESPESGSGIQPGGDTGVTNPQPNPSGHQQ; the protein is encoded by the coding sequence GTGGGAGAAACAGTTTTAGGAAACAGATATGAGATAATTAAAAAAATTGGCGACGGTGGGATGGCATTTGTATACGAAGCTAGAGATAAACTTTTAAATAGAACTGTAGCTATAAAGGTTTTAAGACCGGAGTTTGTAGATGATGAAGAGTTTTTAAGTAAATTTAAAAGGGAAGCTGAAGCTGTTGCAAGTCTTTCTCATCCTAATATAGTTAATGTATATGATGTTGGCGAAGATGGAAAAGTTCACTATATAGTTATGGAACTTATAGAAGGACAAAATTTAAAAGATATTATAAAAAATGAGGGAACTCTAGATGAATATACTGCACTAGACATAACTAAACAAATTGCTAAAGCATTAGGAGCAGCTCATAAAAAAGGCATTATACATAGAGATATAAAACCTCACAATATACTTATTTCTAATGAAGGTAGAATTGTCAAAGTTGCTGATTTTGGAATAGCAAAAGCTGTTTCAAGCTCAACTATGACAAGTACGGGAAGTGTAATTGGATCAGTTCATTATTTTTCTCCAGAACAAGCTAAAGGAAAATTTGTAGGAAAGACTACAGATTTATATTCTTTAGGTATAGTATTGTATGAAATGATAATAGGGAGAGTACCTTTTAGAGGCGATAGTCCTATATCTATAGCGCTTCAACATATCAATGATGAAATAGAATTTACTCAAGAAGAAAAGGTAGCAATACCTCAAAGTGTTAGAAATATAATAAAGAAATTAACTTCAAAAGCTAGTGCTGATAGATATCAAGGTGCAGATGAGCTTATAGAAGATATAGAGTATATAGAAAAAAATATAGATTTAGACTTTATCAAAGAATATGATAATTATGCAACTCAAAAAATAGATGAAAAGGAATTAAATAAAGCACTAAAACTTGGAGATACAAATCCAAAGATTAAATATGACGAAGAAGATTTAGAAGAAGCTGAAGAAGAAAGAAAGATTCCTAAAAAAAGTAAAAAAAGAAATAAAAAGTCAGATAATCCTAAGAGTAAAAGAAGATGGAAAATTGCAGCTGTTATATTATCATTAATATTAATCGCTCAAATAATATTTATAGGTAAAATTGCGTTAGGATTTAAGGGTAATAAAGTTGAACAAGGAACAGCACCAGAGCTTATAAATAAAACTTTAGATGAGGCTCAGGATATGGCTAAAGAGTTAGGTGTAAATATAAGGGTAAGTGTAGAAGAATATAATGATAAAATTGATAAGAATCATATAATTTCTCAAGCTCCAAATGCAGGAAGTGCTATAAAAGCTGGGGATACTATTACAGTTGTTGTAAGTAAAGGGAAAAATCAGGTATCAGCACCTAGTGTAGTTGGACTTACTTTATCTGACGCTGAAAATTCAATAAAAGAAAAAGGATTTGTTTTAGGTACTATAAATTATGAATATAGTGACTCTCATGATAAAGATGTAGTGATATCTCAATCTCCTAATGGAGGAAGTTTAAAGCCAGGAGATAAAATAAATGTAGTTGTCAGCAGAGGTCCAAAGCCGGTTGAACAAAAACCTGTTACACCAGAGCCACCAAAGGAGCCAGAACAACCAGCGGATCCAAATAAACCAACAAATGGAAATGGTAATGGTGGTGGAAGTACTCCTACTCCTGAAGATGGATCATCAGGAGGTCAAAACCCAGGAGGAACAACTGATGGAAGTGGTGGAGCACTTCCAGGATCTGGAGGATCAGAATCACCAGAATCTGGAAGTGGAATACAACCAGGAGGAGATACTGGAGTAACTAACCCACAACCAAATCCTAGTGGCCATCAACAATAA
- a CDS encoding Stp1/IreP family PP2C-type Ser/Thr phosphatase, with protein MIYSCVSHIGKIRKNNEDFCKGEIISTDSGEIGIFAIADGMGGHNKGEVASELAVENIVRFLKNNLVQNENVKINYIDDILKQAYNNVNSIIYKQAKEDEGCSGMGTTLTTVIIYKNKAYIANVGDSRCYLLQNSEFRKITRDHSLVEELVASHAITEEEAKTHPKRNVITRALGTEKLIIVDIYKNDIFKDDKILLATDGLTSFVEKEDIEKIISSDDSLEEITDSLINKANEVAGKDNVSVILIKYE; from the coding sequence ATGATATATAGTTGTGTTTCCCATATCGGAAAAATTAGAAAAAACAATGAAGATTTTTGTAAAGGTGAGATTATATCCACTGATTCAGGAGAAATCGGTATATTTGCAATCGCTGATGGGATGGGTGGACATAATAAAGGTGAAGTAGCAAGTGAACTAGCAGTAGAAAACATAGTCCGTTTTTTAAAAAATAATTTAGTACAAAATGAAAATGTGAAAATAAATTATATTGACGATATACTTAAACAAGCTTATAACAATGTAAACTCTATAATATATAAACAAGCTAAAGAAGATGAAGGCTGTAGTGGAATGGGAACAACTTTAACCACTGTCATAATTTATAAAAATAAAGCATATATTGCAAATGTAGGCGATAGTAGATGCTATTTACTTCAAAATAGTGAATTTAGAAAAATAACAAGGGATCATTCTTTAGTTGAAGAATTAGTTGCTAGTCATGCTATAACAGAAGAGGAAGCTAAAACTCATCCAAAGAGAAATGTTATAACCAGAGCTTTAGGAACAGAGAAACTTATAATTGTTGATATTTATAAAAATGATATATTTAAAGATGATAAAATATTGTTAGCAACAGATGGGTTAACTAGTTTTGTTGAAAAAGAGGATATAGAAAAAATTATATCAAGTGATGATAGTTTAGAGGAAATAACTGATAGTTTAATAAACAAAGCTAATGAAGTTGCAGGTAAAGACAATGTTTCAGTTATATTGATTAAGTATGAGTAG